The DNA window AAGATCAGACGACGCTGAAGCTCGAGTTGGACTACAAGCTTGGCGTATATTCAAGGACAGACTGCGCCGGGATCCGACAGATCAATGAATTCATGTACTTCAATGGACATGAGTTGATCGGCTATATGGGTATTTGCGAATTCGGCGGCCCAGATACACCGCTCGAAGTGAATGGCATGGTGCATCCAGATTACAGGCGCCAAGGCGTTTTTGGGACATTAAACAGGCTGGCCATGGCAGAGTGGAGGCATAGATCTCCCAAAAGTATGCTTCTCCTAAGCGATCGGAAGTCAGAAGCTGGGCAAGCGTTCATTCAAGGAACCAGAGCAAGGTACCATCATTCGGAGCATGAGATGTATCTTCGGGTGGATGGACCGGAGACATACAATGACTTAAAGGGGATCACATTTCGTAAGGCGACGAATGCCGATGCGTGGGAGATTCACCGGCAGAATACGATATACTTCGGCGACAAGGTGGAGGAAGAGGAGGCAAACGATCCAAGCGAAGGGATGATCCTGCCTGAGGAGGAAGAAAAGAGGGGTATGACCATCTATCTTGCAGAAGCTGACCAACAGGTCATCGGTAAAGTCCATATCCAGCTGTCTCCAGGCATCGGAGGCATCTATGGTCTGGGCGTTCTGCCCGAGCATCGCGGCAAGGGATACGGAAGAGCGACTCTCTTGAAGGCGATTGATAAGCTGAAGGAAGCAAACGCAGGGGACATTATGCTGCAAGTGGCCGTGGAGAACGCCAATGCACTCCGGCTCTATCAATCTTGCGGTTTCGTGGAGACCTCGACGATGGATTATTATGAGCTACAATGACCCTCCCATATGAATAGCGATGGGCCATTGTTACCGCCCTCAAATCGTCCATCGGAATATCGCAGTTGCTACCCGCTTAGTCAGTGTACAACTGACTGTTCGCCAATTTTCACAGTGTGCCCAAACTTCGCGACGGGAACGGAATAATATAGAGTCAACAATACTTTACAGGGGGTGTTTCTATGAGCAATAAAAACATTCATGGCTGTCCTGCCCCTCAGAACATCACGTTGGCTCAGCGCTTACAACCAATTGTAGGTCGGACGGTAACGGTGTTCCAACCTGGCTTTCCGCAGCTGACAAGAACAACAGGAAAGCTCTCCAATGTGACCTCATCTTCTTTTACAGTGGGATCAACGGTAGTGAATACCCAAACCTCCTTTTTTATTGTCCTTAACACGCTTGTTAAAAAGACAAAGCCATTTGATTTGACAGCCACCGCAGAAGACATCGGTGAGCTTCACGGGAGACTAATCCGTGTTGGAAGAAATTTTGTCGAGTTTATCAAGAAGCCAGGCCGGAGGGTTCCTACTCTGTTTCCGTTAAATCAGTTCACTGAAGTCGTTTGCGAACATGAGGATGAGGAATAGGAACTGCGAACGACCCGCAAGTAGTGCGCCTGAAGAACGAGCGCCCTCTTACGGGTCGTTTCATTTGCACCAAGTGTGGGCACATGCTGGTTGGTGAACTTCAATACACATTCGTCGTGCGATGCGGGGTAAGAACTTGCCGTTTGAGATAGTTGCGGAGAGCCTCATCATAAGTAACAGCGAAAAATAGGGAGTGTGCGGACACTCCCTTTGAGCTAACATGGTCTGTTACCAAATGACTACTTCACATGAATCCAGTAAGGCGAACCACATAGTATGCTTATACTTCAACAGCAGCAACCTAATATGTAAAATATAGAATCCACATAGACCACTTAAGTTGCCGTCTTATTGACAAAATCAATCTCATTTCTGATCCCTTTGTGGGCGTCATTCCACAGGCCCTTTGTCAGGCGAATGCGCAGCAGGCATGTGTTAGGGTCTTCGTCGTTATTGGCTTCGTAATACCACTCGGCGAATATTGTGCGCAGCTTTGTCATCATCTCCGTGTTTTTCTCGTCACACACCCAGCCCAGGTTTTCACCGATTCCATCGGCTGTAAAGTTTTCGACGATAATACAAACGGCGACTTCGGGGTTTTGGGCGATCTGCTGCATCTTGCCAGAGGTCGCGTAGGTGACGGTGTAGAAAGCGCTGTCCTCATAATAGGCATCCACAATGCGGGCGGCGGGACGGCTTTTGCCATCGGCCCCCGGTTCCAGCGCGATAGTGGACAGAGTGATTAGGCCATCCTTGTTACCCACTTGTTCTTCCAGCAGCTTTATGGCTTCGTCGTATTTGCTCATTTTATTACCTCCCAAAGTGTAATAAGGCATACATAATTAAGCTTATCATTGTAAAATCTTGGTGCATGTGAAGAAAAATACTATAAAGTATTTTAATTGAGCGTCGCAAAATGGCTTCAAAACTTGCCGTTACGGTGAACCTTATCATAAGTGACAGCGAATATAATATGGTGTAGACAATAGTTGAGGGAGTCAATTTCCAATCCCTACATCCCATCTGGTAGAATAGGAAGAACTATATTTTCTATATTCTAGTAATTTGATTATACGTTTGGGAGGTAGACCGTGGATAAAGAACTAATCGTACAGCTGATGCAGTGGCATGAAGATGATGAACACCAGAAGATTGTGGATACTCTGATGGAGATTCCTCCAGAGGACAGAGATTACGAGGTGATCAGCAGTCTGGCAAGAGCGTATAACAATCTGGAACGTTATGAAGAAGCGCTTGAGCAGTTTGCAATGATTGCGGAACAGGGGCAAAATGACCCGTTGTGGCATTATCGTATGGGATATTCCTATTACTATCTGAATCGATATGAGGAAGCAGTGAACGTGCTAAGTATCGCCCAAGACCTCGATCCTGACGACGAGTATACGGCCATGTTACTGAACTCCAGCCAGCGCAAGCTGCACAAAGAACAACAAGCCGCGGCCAGACGGGCAGTCAGAGAGCAGCATCATGATTCGGGGACGGCTGCAACTCCTTTTGAAGGGATGGATCTCACAGGCTTCTGGGACGATAGCGATTATGCGGTAAGAGAGTATGTATCTGCCACACCTACGGATGAACTGATTGCTTCAGTAGAAGAAGAACTCGGTTACAAGCTTCCTGCCTCTTATATCCATCTGATGAAGCAGCACAATGGGGGAGTTCCTAATACTACTTGTTTTCCGACGGAGGACCCGACCTCATGGGCCGAGGATCATATTGCGATTACGGGCATTATGGGTATCGGGCGCGAGAAAAGCTATTCACTCTGCGGCGATCTCGGCAGCCTATTCATGATTGAGGAGTGGGGCTATCCTGACATTGGCGTGGTGATCTGTGACTGCCCTTCGGCAGGCCATGATGTCGTGATGCTGGATTACCGGAACTGCGGGAGGGATGGCGAACCCGAGGTGATTCATGTGGATCAGGAAAATGATTATGAGATAACGTTCCTGGCGCAAGACTTCGAGACGTTTATACGCGGCCTGGTGAGTGAGGATGAATACGATACCTCTCAAGAAGATAAAGAGGAGGATCTGCGCAAAGTAGCCGTAGGCAAATTCTCGCCTTTACTGACGGAGCTATCCAGTAGTGTGACTGAAGTGGACCAGCTTGAGCAGAAAATCCGTAAAGTCTGTACTCGAATAGTTGAAGTGAAGGGACACTTTCACTTTCATGCGGATGAGCTTTCTACTCTGATGTACGATGTGCAGTTCTGGCTGTACACAAACTCTTATCCGAATACGAGCCGTCAACAATATCTGGATGTATATGAGAAAATGATCGCTTTTGGCGGCGAGTTCGGTCAAGGCGGGTATGCTCCCGGTTGGATCAGCGACTGGCTGGATGGGCGGATACGGGAAGGGTTAATCGTTCAGGACAACGGGGTGCTTAGCTTCACGGATCAAGCCCGCTCAGAGGTCATTGCATGGCTGGAAGCGGAAGCCGCAGAAGAGGACGGTGCCCCTTTTAAAAGTCAATCAACCAAAAGATAATCCCCGCCATTGACGGGGATTATCTTTTTTGGTCAATTGGAACTCGAGGAAGCCGCTGAAGATGCGGCAACTGCCGCAGCAACGGCTAAGGCGGTCTGTTGGGCGATGACTATGTTTGTTATGCTGGTGGCTGCAGTAGTCGTAAGGAGCGTGTCACCGCGTGCGTTCTCCAAATGTTTGGATGCCACCAGTGCAGCGCAGAGTAGCAGAAGCTCGGGCTGGGTAATGGACCAGCTGCTAAAGCCTTTTTCTGTACGAAGATAGTTAAAGGAATCTGCGATATCTGTGGTAATACTCTCTATCTCAGATGGAAGTAAGGATAATATGCCTAGCGATGGTAATGTATACTCTTTATCCATACGCAGTCCTTGTTCACGGAAAATATCCCTCAGTTCGAGCACACGGGCTATCGAGGATGTCTCATCGGATTCCCCAAGGGCTAATACCTGCGTCAGTGCCTGTACACTGTTCCCGGTTCGAAAGGGAAGCTGGGGTTTTAGTGCATCATAGAGCCGATCCATCCGGGCGCCGCAGCTTTCTACATCAGCCCCAGAGAGGGCAAGCATGCTGGCAAAGATATAGTCGTCCTGCGAGGTTTGGAAGCGGCGCGTTTGTTTCATCCGGTCATAGAAGGCTTTTGCTCTTTCTACCGTATATTTATATTGATCAGGCTCTGTATGAGCAGCGATCTGATAGGCAGCGACAACAAGGTAATCGGAGGTTCTGAATTTACTCGCCTTCATCAGGTCATAGACTTCCATGGTCTGGTTAAGTATGGTCTTCGGATCTTTGGTTAAAGAGAGTAAAGCTGAGATACTGATTGCCGAATTACCCCTGAACATCGAGAAAGGCCCAGTAGCGTCCTTAATGAGGGCATAGCTGTTATGCAGCTCATCTCCATCAATAGCTCTGTCTTCTAGCGCAAACAGTAGAGCGGCAAGCCGATTCACCTGCACACTTCGCCATTTAAATATTTTATTTGTCTGCCGACTGTTATCGGCAAATAAGGCGAGTCGTTCCTGGTACAGCGTCGTCATAAATCTCCCTCCTTTATATCCATTAGCGTCTTCTATTTTCAGGTGAAAGTCAATAACAATAGTTGAAGTTGAACGGACAAGAAAACTGTCGAGAATTTCTCGACAGCCTGAGTTGTTCGTCCCTTATATTATTTTACCAATCTATTAGCTGATTGTTTTTCTTTCCACATCATCGTAATGACAAGACCGATAAACATAATGACAGCAGCAAAGAGATATGGATAGTTGATGTTGATATCAAACAATATACCGGCTAATGCGGGCCCGGCGATATTACCTATGCTTGTGTAGGTGGAGTTCATTCCAGCGATAAATCCTTGTTCTTGTTCAGCCGTTTTGGATAAATAAGTCGTTAATGCTGGTCGTAGCAAGTCAAATGCGAGAAAGATAAAGCAAGTTACTAGCAAAATGGCTAGATAGCTTGAGATCAAGGTGGATGCTACTGCTAATACTACGCCGGTAATTAAGCATATCTGGATGAGTTTCTTCTCACCGAGTTTATTTACCATTTTACCAAACAAAAAGACCTGAACAACAACCCCGAAGATTGCGCTTATGGTAATAATGGTAGCAATATCTTGTGGAGTGAAACCGAATTTATGATCAGAATACAGACTAAATACAGTTTCATATTCTGATAAACCAAAGGCCAGTACAAACACGATAATGAAGGCAATTAAATAGGATGGGTGTAATGATCTTTTGATATCACTAATAAAGTTGGTATCTTTTTTTAGTTGTGCGATTTCCAACAGCTGCTGTTTGTTGAGTGGCTCTTTCAGAATAAATAGGGACGAAATACATGTTATTAATGCAAAGCCACCAGCAAAGTAGAATGGGGCACGTATACCTAGCTCGGCAATAAAACCTCCGATCCCTGGGCCAATAATAAAACCGATACTAATGGCGGCAGAAACATAGCCCATCGCTTTGGGTCGTTCTTCTACTGAGGTAATATCTGCAACATAGGCAGTTACGGCTGGCATAATAAATGCACCACTAATGCCTCCTAATATTCTGGATAAATAAAGAACGGGTACATTTGTACCTAGACCAAAGATCACCTCGGATACACTGAAGATGAATAAGCCGATGATGATCATTTTCTTTCTGCCATAGGTATCAATCCATCGCCCTGCCAAGGGAGACATCAGTAATTGTGCAAAAGCAAAGACCGCCATCAGATAACCCATAGCTTGACCTGATAAATGCATCATATTCATAAAGGATGGCATAACAGGGATGATAAGTCCGACACCTAGAAAAACAATGAATATATTACTTAATAGAATGAGTAAGACTGTTTTTTGTTCTTTCAATGGTTTCTTCATGAAGCAATACCTCTCTCTGTAAAATCATTGCTGTGAAATACCTCTCCAAAATACGGTCCATGAGGCATTTAGTTTCTCATTTAAACGTATTTCATTATTCCCATAAGCAAGCTCTAACATGATCGAATCAACTACACCTAAGAAAGCAAGAGTAGGGATGACGGCTGCGTCTTCCCTGATGGCTTTGGCACCGATCCAATCCTGAAATTTACTTTCTAGGACAGTTTGAATCTTGTTTTCCGAATCAGTGACTTCCTCATCAATCGCTGCAGCAAGATGAGGCGGTGGAAAAAAAGACATACGCAGCCAAAACTTTAACTGCTCATTTTTTTGAAACAAATCAATCACCAATTGCAGATATCCTAATAAATCTGTTTTGGGACTTTGGGCATCCACTTTACTCAAATATTGTAGTTTCGATGTGATTTCTGCCTTTTTGGCATCTTGTAACACTTGTAGAAATAGATCATCTTTTCCTTTGAAATGAGCATAGAGAGACTGTTTCTTCATACCGACCATATCGGCAATTTGCGATAGGGATGCTCCCTCATACCCATGAGTAGTAAAACATTTCAAAGCGATGTCTTTAATTTCTTTACTTTTCAATAACTTCACCTCGATATTAACGAACGGTCGTCAGTTATACTAACAAATTTAATTATTTTATGCAATGTAAATTAGTTTCCGTGATTAATGAACGATTCGAAGTATCAGTGGATGATAGAACGATGCGTTTTTTTGTGGAATAATTTCGAAAAATGTATTAAAGTGTTTATTGTCGCGTTTTTGGTAAGCGGACATTAAGTATTGGAGTGGGCATCATAAGTAAGAACAATAAAGGGTTGGTGTTCCCTCATTTAGATAAGAATCATATTATGGATCTCATTGGATTAATAGAATCGAATGATGCTCCCGAAATTCTAAATGAAGAAGAACAAAAACGTGCAAAAGTCGTAGTCGTTGAGCCAATGAAAAGAAGACGTCCTCAAAATGTAGAGACTCTACTTCGTAAAGTCTTGAATAATTAATGGGGATGTCCTAATAGAATAAGCTGTCCAAGTAGTCATATCGATGACGGTTTGGACAGCTTATTTGTGTTCAATCGCTGACTTATGGAGGCTCAAGGTAGCCCCGTAATATTATTACCTTTCTTGGATACACTACCAATTGACATAACACCAAATGGTGTTATATATTAATGAAGTGAAACCAAAAGGTTTCATATTCGCAAGGACAAAGGAGATTATTATGGAATCAAACAATCAGAAGCAACTTGAAGATATTACGCAAACCGTTATTGTGAAAGCCTCCATTCAAAAAGTATGGGACAAGGTTTCGACTGCGGAAGGGATTGCAGCTTGGTTTATGCCCAATGATTTCAAACTGGAGTTAGGACATGAATTCCATATCCAGTCGCCTTTTGGTCCATCGCCTTGTAAAGTAATCGAGATTGATGCGCCACACCGGCTTTCTTTTACATGGGATACGGATGGTTGGGTTGTATCTTTTATTCTCAAAGAGCTAGGTGATAAGACCGAGTTTACTTTGGTTCATGGTGGTTGGAAAGATGCGGATACATTGATTACGAAGGCGAATCAGAAAAGCTCGATTATCCGCGATCAAATGGCCCAAGGCTGGGTAGGGATTGTAAATGAGAGGTTTACAAAGGTGGTCGAGGGCTAAATGTCTTCATCCGCAGAAAAATATGATGTGTTTCAAGCTATAGCTGATCCAACTCGGCGAGAGGTACTTCGCTTGCTTACTGAAGAAGAAATGCCTATTTCAAAAATAACAGCTCATTTCAAAGTGACTCGTACAGCGATTGCCAAACATCTTCATATCCTTTCAGAAGCGGAGTTAGTGAGCGGACGAAAGGAAGGCAGGGAGAAGATCTATCAGTTGCGGCCAGAACCTTTAGCTGAATTGAAACAGTGGCTTACGTATTACGAACAATTTTGGAATAATAAATTGTCGATCCTGGGATATGTCGTTGAACAGGATGAGGAGAGCTGACGATAAGCTAAAGAAAGACCGACTCCATTTCACGGAGTCGGTCATTTTATTTATTCTTATCTCTCGACTACCGTTTCACCTTCAATTAAAACTGGTTGATAATATGTGCTGTTGGGTAGATCCTTTTTTCCTTGTAGTTTCTTGATGACCCAATCCGCTGCATCACGACCCATCGTTTCTTGGGGATGAGTCAAAGTAGTAAGTTTGATGTTCGCATTCTTGGCGATATAGGAATTGTCCTGGCCAATAATCGATAATTCCTCTGGAATTGAGATGTCCAGCTGCCTGCAGGCATGGACCACTTCCAAACCTACCTCGTCGTTATAGCAGACGATCGCAGTGAGGGTATCTCTATTTTTATTCAGGAAATCCTTCAAGTTTGTAGATAACGTCTGCTTAGTCTCCGTGTTGAATGAAAAAATTTGTTCAGGATAAAATCGCAATTTAGCTTCTTCGAGCGCTTTGATATATCCCTTCATTCGATACTTTCCTTGTAGATCATCCATTTTTGCAACAAGTCCAATTTGGTTATGCCCTTTGGATATCAATTCTTTGGTTGCCAGATAACTGGACTGCACATCATCAAGGCAAAGGTAAGGCAGCTCTATTTCTTCATAAAAAGCATTGATCATAATGAGCGGAATATCCTGTTCCTTAAACGATAGATAGTAAGCAATATTGGGGTTATACAAATTGCTCTTTGTAGGTTCGATGATTAAACCATCCACACCCTGGGACAGCATCATTTCCAGAGCTCTTTTCTCTTGTTCAACATCATTATTGGTACTAGCCAATAGCAGAGAATAATTATCCTCATTCAGTCGGCTTTCAATCCCGCGGATAATGGAGGGGAAGATGTAGTCTGAGATATAGGTTGTGATTACGCCTATTGTCTTCTTATGGGAACTCCCACCAGTCTTTGAACGATATTGGTTGCTGACATATGTACCAGAACCCTTTTCGCTTCGCAGGAATCCCTCGTTGGATAGTTCTAAAATGGCTTTTCGTACAGTCTGTCGGCTAACCTCATATAAGGACTGCAACGCAGACTCAGTAGGAATCTGTTCCCCGACAGTATAGTCTCCTGAAAGAATTTTGCTTTTTATATCATCTATAATCACTTGATACTTTGGTTTCATGTAATTCCTCTTTCTATACTTGTTCGCTTATATATTTACAAATCCAATAAAGCTGTATGTACAAATTATAGCATGACTACGAAATAAATAAAAAGGGGCTCTTTTTTTTGTCAAATTGTAAATATTTCGCATCTTAAGAGCATATGTCTACATAGAATATAGACCGAAATTAGTGTTATCTCCATATTTGTAGGTATATATAACTATTTTATTGACAAATGTACGTACAAATAAATATACTGAAGCTGTCGATAAAGAAAACAAATTCTTATCATGGCCTAATAATAAAGCGCTGTCAGAGAGGTGACTAACGTGATATCGAATCGATTAAGCATCGAAGAAGCGATCCTTAAGGGAGAAACTTCGCTGGGGATTGAACTTGGATCTACGCGTATCAAAGCAGTACTTATTGATCATAGCTTTCAAACGATCGCTTCTGGAAGTTATGAATGGGAAAATCAGCTGAAGGACGGTTTTTGGACGTACAACTTAGAGGACATAATCCAAGGTCTGCAAGACGCTTATCACGAAATGAAGCAAGAAGTTCAACAAAATTACGGACTCACTCTCCAAACCGTTGGTTCAATCGGGTTTTCTGCCATGATGCATGGATATATGGCTTTTGACGAACAAGATCAATTGCTTGTTCCGTTTCGGACTTGGCGTAATTCAACAACAGGTAAGGCTGCCAAAGAATTAACGGATCTGTTTGAATTCAATATCCCGGAACGGTGGAGCATTGCTCATCTTTATCAGGCGATATTATCCAAAGAAGAACATGTGCCAAAGGTACGTTATGTTACGACATTAGCAGGTTATATTCATTGGTTACTGACCGGTAACAAAGCAATTGGTGTTGGGGATGCTTCGGGGATGTTTCCGATTGATGAATCCATACAAAATTATAATGAATCCATGATACATCAGTTTGATGAACTTATTGCAAGCAAGGGTTATACCTTAAAGACTAGCGACCTTCTTCCTAAGGTGTATGTTGCTGGTGAGCAAGCGGGTGTATTAACCGAAGCGGGAGCTAAAATTCTGGATCCATCCCTGGATTTACAAGCAGGTATTCCACTGTGTTCTCCAGAAGGAGATGCCGGAACCGGGATGGTTGCTACGAATAGCGTAAGAAAGCGCACCGGGAATGTCTCGGTAGGAACCTCTATTTTTGCGATGATTGTATTAGAACAAGAACTGTCCAAGGTTTATCCGGAAATCGACATGGTCACTACGCCAGACGGAAGTCCAGTGGGGATGGTTCATGCTAATAACTGTTCAGGCGATCTTAATGCTTGGCTCGGATTATTCCGCGAGTTCTATGAAGCGATGGGACAAAAGGTAGAAGCTGATAAATTGTACAGTGTACTGCTGAATAAAGCTTTGGAGGCAGACCCAGATGCTGGTGGATTGCTGAGCTATGGTTATTTTTCAGGCGAGAATATTACCGGTTTAGAACAAGGTCGTCCGTTGTTTGTCCGCTCTCCGGAGAGCAAATTCAATCTGGCTAATTTTATGCGGATTCATTTGTTTACTGCATTTGGAGCTTTAAAAATTGGAATGGACATTTTGACGAAGGAAGAGAATGTTGCTATTGATAGCATTTTAGGTCATGGAGGCTTATTTAAGACTCCAGTAGTTGGTCAAAAAATGATGGCAGCCGCAATGAATGTTCCTGTTTCCGTCATGTCGACTGCCGGAGAAGGCGGCGCATGGGGAATGGCTATTCTTGCCTCTTACATGAAGAACAAGAATCAGGAAGAAAGCTTGGAAGACTTCCTCGATCAAAAGGTGTTCCAAGATGTTAAGGGGGAAGAGATTCATCCTGATGAATCCGACATTAAAGGATTTGAAACCTTTATCGAACGATACAAAAAAGGCCTGGCGATTGAGCAATCCGCTGTCGACAATTTAGTGTGAGAATGGAGGGAGCAAGATGTTAGAACAACTTAAAGAAGAGGTTTTTCAAGCCAATCTGGAATTGCCAAAACAAGGACTTATTAAATATACATGGGGAAATGTAAGTGCAATTGATCGTGAAAGTGGTTTGTTCGTAATCAAACCTAGCGGTGTAGGCTATGAGACGATGAAAGCCAGCGACATGGTAGTTGTTGATCTAGATGGGAATGTGGTTGAAGGAGATATGAGGCCTTCATCCGATACACCTACTCACGCAGTGCTGTATAAGCATTATTCCGAAATCGGAGGGATCGTGCATACACATTCCACTTGGGCGACCATCTGGGCTCAAGCAGGACTTGATGTTCCGGTAATGGGAACGACGCACGCCGATACATTCTATGGCTCCATTCCTTGTGCACGTTTCTTGACTCAAGAAGAAATCGATCGTGGTTACGAAGCGGAAACAGGTAATGTAATCATCGAAACCTTTGAACAACGTGGGATAGATATTATGGCGGTTCCCGGTGTTTTACTTAAAGGACACGGACCATTTACTTGGGGAAAAGATGCAAAATCCGCGGTAATGAACAGTGTTGTGTTAGATGAAGTAGCAAAAATGAATTTATTTGCCAGAGATTTGAATCATTTTGCAGAGGAATTACCGCAGGGAATTTTAGATAAACATTACTTGCGCAAACATGGAAAAGACGCTTATTACGGCCAAAAATAATCAAACTATAAAATTACGAAAAGAGGATGAATATGTCAACAGCAGTAGCAAAACAATTTTGGTTTGTCGTAGGTTCACAACATCTTTATGGGGAAGAAACATTGGCTGAAGTTAAAGCACACGCACAAACGATGACAGATGCTTTGAATAAAAGCGGAGTTCTGCCTTATCCACTAGTGTTACAAGACTTGGCTGTTAGCACAGATAAAATCACCAATATTATGAAAGAAGTCAACTACCGTGACGAAGTTGCCGGTGTCATCACTTGGATGCATACATTCTCCCCTGCAAAAATGTGGATTCGCGGAACAAAGATGCTGCAAAAGCCTTTGCTTCATCTAGCTACGCAATATAATGAAAGTATTCCTTGGGCAACAATCGATATGGACTTCATGAATCTAAACCAAGCAGCACATGGTGAC is part of the Paenibacillus segetis genome and encodes:
- a CDS encoding GNAT family N-acetyltransferase, producing MKTIHNPWLKLREGICQEDYDLINRLQERCICEDQTTLKLELDYKLGVYSRTDCAGIRQINEFMYFNGHELIGYMGICEFGGPDTPLEVNGMVHPDYRRQGVFGTLNRLAMAEWRHRSPKSMLLLSDRKSEAGQAFIQGTRARYHHSEHEMYLRVDGPETYNDLKGITFRKATNADAWEIHRQNTIYFGDKVEEEEANDPSEGMILPEEEEKRGMTIYLAEADQQVIGKVHIQLSPGIGGIYGLGVLPEHRGKGYGRATLLKAIDKLKEANAGDIMLQVAVENANALRLYQSCGFVETSTMDYYELQ
- a CDS encoding pyridoxamine 5'-phosphate oxidase family protein, which gives rise to MSKYDEAIKLLEEQVGNKDGLITLSTIALEPGADGKSRPAARIVDAYYEDSAFYTVTYATSGKMQQIAQNPEVAVCIIVENFTADGIGENLGWVCDEKNTEMMTKLRTIFAEWYYEANNDEDPNTCLLRIRLTKGLWNDAHKGIRNEIDFVNKTAT
- a CDS encoding SMI1/KNR4 family protein; its protein translation is MDKELIVQLMQWHEDDEHQKIVDTLMEIPPEDRDYEVISSLARAYNNLERYEEALEQFAMIAEQGQNDPLWHYRMGYSYYYLNRYEEAVNVLSIAQDLDPDDEYTAMLLNSSQRKLHKEQQAAARRAVREQHHDSGTAATPFEGMDLTGFWDDSDYAVREYVSATPTDELIASVEEELGYKLPASYIHLMKQHNGGVPNTTCFPTEDPTSWAEDHIAITGIMGIGREKSYSLCGDLGSLFMIEEWGYPDIGVVICDCPSAGHDVVMLDYRNCGRDGEPEVIHVDQENDYEITFLAQDFETFIRGLVSEDEYDTSQEDKEEDLRKVAVGKFSPLLTELSSSVTEVDQLEQKIRKVCTRIVEVKGHFHFHADELSTLMYDVQFWLYTNSYPNTSRQQYLDVYEKMIAFGGEFGQGGYAPGWISDWLDGRIREGLIVQDNGVLSFTDQARSEVIAWLEAEAAEEDGAPFKSQSTKR
- a CDS encoding DUF4003 family protein, translated to MTTLYQERLALFADNSRQTNKIFKWRSVQVNRLAALLFALEDRAIDGDELHNSYALIKDATGPFSMFRGNSAISISALLSLTKDPKTILNQTMEVYDLMKASKFRTSDYLVVAAYQIAAHTEPDQYKYTVERAKAFYDRMKQTRRFQTSQDDYIFASMLALSGADVESCGARMDRLYDALKPQLPFRTGNSVQALTQVLALGESDETSSIARVLELRDIFREQGLRMDKEYTLPSLGILSLLPSEIESITTDIADSFNYLRTEKGFSSWSITQPELLLLCAALVASKHLENARGDTLLTTTAATSITNIVIAQQTALAVAAAVAASSAASSSSN
- a CDS encoding MFS transporter → MKKPLKEQKTVLLILLSNIFIVFLGVGLIIPVMPSFMNMMHLSGQAMGYLMAVFAFAQLLMSPLAGRWIDTYGRKKMIIIGLFIFSVSEVIFGLGTNVPVLYLSRILGGISGAFIMPAVTAYVADITSVEERPKAMGYVSAAISIGFIIGPGIGGFIAELGIRAPFYFAGGFALITCISSLFILKEPLNKQQLLEIAQLKKDTNFISDIKRSLHPSYLIAFIIVFVLAFGLSEYETVFSLYSDHKFGFTPQDIATIITISAIFGVVVQVFLFGKMVNKLGEKKLIQICLITGVVLAVASTLISSYLAILLVTCFIFLAFDLLRPALTTYLSKTAEQEQGFIAGMNSTYTSIGNIAGPALAGILFDININYPYLFAAVIMFIGLVITMMWKEKQSANRLVK
- a CDS encoding TetR/AcrR family transcriptional regulator, whose translation is MKSKEIKDIALKCFTTHGYEGASLSQIADMVGMKKQSLYAHFKGKDDLFLQVLQDAKKAEITSKLQYLSKVDAQSPKTDLLGYLQLVIDLFQKNEQLKFWLRMSFFPPPHLAAAIDEEVTDSENKIQTVLESKFQDWIGAKAIREDAAVIPTLAFLGVVDSIMLELAYGNNEIRLNEKLNASWTVFWRGISQQ
- a CDS encoding SRPBCC family protein, whose translation is MESNNQKQLEDITQTVIVKASIQKVWDKVSTAEGIAAWFMPNDFKLELGHEFHIQSPFGPSPCKVIEIDAPHRLSFTWDTDGWVVSFILKELGDKTEFTLVHGGWKDADTLITKANQKSSIIRDQMAQGWVGIVNERFTKVVEG
- a CDS encoding ArsR/SmtB family transcription factor, giving the protein MSSSAEKYDVFQAIADPTRREVLRLLTEEEMPISKITAHFKVTRTAIAKHLHILSEAELVSGRKEGREKIYQLRPEPLAELKQWLTYYEQFWNNKLSILGYVVEQDEES
- a CDS encoding GntR family transcriptional regulator; the protein is MKPKYQVIIDDIKSKILSGDYTVGEQIPTESALQSLYEVSRQTVRKAILELSNEGFLRSEKGSGTYVSNQYRSKTGGSSHKKTIGVITTYISDYIFPSIIRGIESRLNEDNYSLLLASTNNDVEQEKRALEMMLSQGVDGLIIEPTKSNLYNPNIAYYLSFKEQDIPLIMINAFYEEIELPYLCLDDVQSSYLATKELISKGHNQIGLVAKMDDLQGKYRMKGYIKALEEAKLRFYPEQIFSFNTETKQTLSTNLKDFLNKNRDTLTAIVCYNDEVGLEVVHACRQLDISIPEELSIIGQDNSYIAKNANIKLTTLTHPQETMGRDAADWVIKKLQGKKDLPNSTYYQPVLIEGETVVER
- a CDS encoding xylulokinase, encoding MISNRLSIEEAILKGETSLGIELGSTRIKAVLIDHSFQTIASGSYEWENQLKDGFWTYNLEDIIQGLQDAYHEMKQEVQQNYGLTLQTVGSIGFSAMMHGYMAFDEQDQLLVPFRTWRNSTTGKAAKELTDLFEFNIPERWSIAHLYQAILSKEEHVPKVRYVTTLAGYIHWLLTGNKAIGVGDASGMFPIDESIQNYNESMIHQFDELIASKGYTLKTSDLLPKVYVAGEQAGVLTEAGAKILDPSLDLQAGIPLCSPEGDAGTGMVATNSVRKRTGNVSVGTSIFAMIVLEQELSKVYPEIDMVTTPDGSPVGMVHANNCSGDLNAWLGLFREFYEAMGQKVEADKLYSVLLNKALEADPDAGGLLSYGYFSGENITGLEQGRPLFVRSPESKFNLANFMRIHLFTAFGALKIGMDILTKEENVAIDSILGHGGLFKTPVVGQKMMAAAMNVPVSVMSTAGEGGAWGMAILASYMKNKNQEESLEDFLDQKVFQDVKGEEIHPDESDIKGFETFIERYKKGLAIEQSAVDNLV